A window of Malania oleifera isolate guangnan ecotype guangnan chromosome 5, ASM2987363v1, whole genome shotgun sequence contains these coding sequences:
- the LOC131156304 gene encoding uncharacterized protein LOC131156304 isoform X1: MVRVGGEDETFMLNDITVIKFTGKYILCQCWEREANCEVHVLNSIGGMIMEARCQHWLPKKNRFCANAPLNDSLFCGNHNQRPDGQWIPCPIDPSHTVLRENLKGHLRRCPLTKQVQSLTLQPFYQKGINRCTDEEDEEAEEEGKTPNPNKHSSGFLDGTTSEMKRNAVYSMSVPEFFKLISKIESVHVLICKDVRDSYKMPKACEIWIKREADRLHRTVPFQEKHVLQQCSILGNFEDFGVLKHSVRDLGRDEQSSNEGAHGDDNGSPAVVEFGAGKGYLTQMLADCYGINRVWLVERKSYKLKADRSLRQKENLILERLRIDIEDLNLNAVESLRGVSYLAIGKHLCGPATDLTLRCCLKGQQHHDSAVQCNANPYLIGLAIATCCHHLCQWKHYINKRYLTNLGITKEDFDAITWFTSWAVDADHGSDLPDVFDCGFDISSIEKEDGCGNAGGVEEATKNMKAAERAVLGFMCKEIIDKGRLMWIKDRGLDTELIKYVPLNISPENHLLIARNSFNI, translated from the exons ATGGTTAGGGTTGGGGGTGAAGATGAAACATTTATGTTGAACGACATTACAGTTATTAAATTTACAGGGAAATATATTCTGTGTCAGTGCTGGGAAAGGGAAGCAAACTGCGAAGTCCACGTATTGAACTCCATAGGAGGAATGATAATGGAAGCTCGATGCCAGCACTGGCTCCCCAAGAAGAACAGATTCTGCGCTAACGCCCCTCTCAACGATTCcct GTTCTGTGGGAATCACAACCAGAGGCCAGACGGCCAGTGGATTCCATGCCCAATCGACCCTTCTCA CACTGTACTTCGAGAGAATCTCAAAGGGCATCTTAGGAGATGCCCATTAACGAAACAAGTTCAGTCCTTGACCCTTCAGCCCTTTTACCAAAAGGGCATTAATCGATGTacagatgaagaagatgaagaagcagaagaagaggGGAAAACACCTAACCCTAATAAACACTCTTCAGGTTTTTTGGATGGTACTACTTCAGAGATGAAGAGGAATGCTGTCTACAGTATGAGTGTACCTGAATTTTTCAAATTGATTAGTAAAATTGAGTCCGTTCATGTATTAATATGTAAGGATGTTCGGGACTCATATAAGATGCCAAAAGCTTGTGAGATATGGATTAAGAGAGAAGCAGACAGATTACATCG GACTGTGCCATTTCAAGAGAAACATGTTTTGCAGCAGTGTTCGATTCTCGGAAATTTTGAAGATTTTGGGGTGTTGAAGCATTCAGTTAGGGATTTGGGAAGGGACGAACAGTCTAGCAATGAGGGGGCACATGGGGATGACAATGGCTCCCCTGCAGTGGTCGAGTTTGGAGCTGGGAAGGGGTATTTGACACAAATGCTTGCAGATTGTTACGGGATCAATAGAGTCTGGTTAGTTGAGCGCAAGTCATACAAGCTAAAG GCTGATCGAAGTCTGCGACAGAAAGAGAACTTGATATTAGAGCGTTTGAGAATTGACA TTGAGGATTTGAACTTGAATGCTGTTGAATCATTGCGGGGAGTTTCTTACCTGGCAATTGGTAAACACCTCTGCGGGCCTGCAACAG ATTTGACTCTAAGATGTTGCCTAAAGGGACAACAGCATCATGATAGTGCTGTACAGTGTAATGCCAATCCTTACCTGATTGGCCTTGCAATAGCAACATGCTGCCATCATCTTTGCCAATGGAAACACTACATTA ATAAAAGATACTTGACAAATTTAGGGATCACCAAGGAAGATTTTGATGCGATTACATGGTTTACCAGCTGGGCAGTGGATGCTGACCATGGCTCAGACCTTCCTGATGTTTTTGACTGCGGATTTGATATTTCATCCAT CGAGAAGGAAGATGGTTGTGGCAATGCAGGAGGGGTTGAAGAAGCTACGAAGAATATGAAGGCAGCAGAAAGGGCAGTTCTGGGGTTTATGTGCAAGGAGATCATCGACAAAGGAAGGTTAATGTGGATCAAGGACCGTGGTTTAGATACCGAGCTTATAAAGTATGTTCCGCTGAACATCTCTCCAGAGAATCACTTATTGATTGCCAGGAATTCTTTCAATATCTGA
- the LOC131156304 gene encoding uncharacterized protein LOC131156304 isoform X2 codes for MPNRPFSGINRCTDEEDEEAEEEGKTPNPNKHSSGFLDGTTSEMKRNAVYSMSVPEFFKLISKIESVHVLICKDVRDSYKMPKACEIWIKREADRLHRTVPFQEKHVLQQCSILGNFEDFGVLKHSVRDLGRDEQSSNEGAHGDDNGSPAVVEFGAGKGYLTQMLADCYGINRVWLVERKSYKLKADRSLRQKENLILERLRIDIEDLNLNAVESLRGVSYLAIGKHLCGPATDLTLRCCLKGQQHHDSAVQCNANPYLIGLAIATCCHHLCQWKHYINKRYLTNLGITKEDFDAITWFTSWAVDADHGSDLPDVFDCGFDISSIEKEDGCGNAGGVEEATKNMKAAERAVLGFMCKEIIDKGRLMWIKDRGLDTELIKYVPLNISPENHLLIARNSFNI; via the exons ATGCCCAATCGACCCTTCTCA GGCATTAATCGATGTacagatgaagaagatgaagaagcagaagaagaggGGAAAACACCTAACCCTAATAAACACTCTTCAGGTTTTTTGGATGGTACTACTTCAGAGATGAAGAGGAATGCTGTCTACAGTATGAGTGTACCTGAATTTTTCAAATTGATTAGTAAAATTGAGTCCGTTCATGTATTAATATGTAAGGATGTTCGGGACTCATATAAGATGCCAAAAGCTTGTGAGATATGGATTAAGAGAGAAGCAGACAGATTACATCG GACTGTGCCATTTCAAGAGAAACATGTTTTGCAGCAGTGTTCGATTCTCGGAAATTTTGAAGATTTTGGGGTGTTGAAGCATTCAGTTAGGGATTTGGGAAGGGACGAACAGTCTAGCAATGAGGGGGCACATGGGGATGACAATGGCTCCCCTGCAGTGGTCGAGTTTGGAGCTGGGAAGGGGTATTTGACACAAATGCTTGCAGATTGTTACGGGATCAATAGAGTCTGGTTAGTTGAGCGCAAGTCATACAAGCTAAAG GCTGATCGAAGTCTGCGACAGAAAGAGAACTTGATATTAGAGCGTTTGAGAATTGACA TTGAGGATTTGAACTTGAATGCTGTTGAATCATTGCGGGGAGTTTCTTACCTGGCAATTGGTAAACACCTCTGCGGGCCTGCAACAG ATTTGACTCTAAGATGTTGCCTAAAGGGACAACAGCATCATGATAGTGCTGTACAGTGTAATGCCAATCCTTACCTGATTGGCCTTGCAATAGCAACATGCTGCCATCATCTTTGCCAATGGAAACACTACATTA ATAAAAGATACTTGACAAATTTAGGGATCACCAAGGAAGATTTTGATGCGATTACATGGTTTACCAGCTGGGCAGTGGATGCTGACCATGGCTCAGACCTTCCTGATGTTTTTGACTGCGGATTTGATATTTCATCCAT CGAGAAGGAAGATGGTTGTGGCAATGCAGGAGGGGTTGAAGAAGCTACGAAGAATATGAAGGCAGCAGAAAGGGCAGTTCTGGGGTTTATGTGCAAGGAGATCATCGACAAAGGAAGGTTAATGTGGATCAAGGACCGTGGTTTAGATACCGAGCTTATAAAGTATGTTCCGCTGAACATCTCTCCAGAGAATCACTTATTGATTGCCAGGAATTCTTTCAATATCTGA
- the LOC131156130 gene encoding alpha-1,4 glucan phosphorylase L-1 isozyme, chloroplastic/amyloplastic-like, whose product MNGCILIGTLDGANVEIRQEVGEDNFFLFRAKAHEIAGLRKERSEGKGFVLDPHFEEVKEFVRSGVFGPYNYDELIGSLEGNEGFGRANYFLGGKDFPSYIECQEKVDELIIS is encoded by the exons ATGAATGGGTGTATCCTGATTGGGACCTTGGATGGGGCAAATGTTGAAATACGGCAAGAAGTTGGAGAAGACAACTTTTTCCTCTTTCGTGCTAAAGCTCATGAAATTGCAGGACTTAGGAAAGAAAGGTCTGAGGGCAAGGGA TTTGTGCTAGACCCACATTTTGAGGAAGTCAAGGAATTTGTCAGAAGTGGAGTTTTTGGGCCTTATAACTATGATGAACTGATTGGATCACTGGAAGGAAATGAAGGCTTTGGCCGAGCCAATTATTTCTTAGGGGGCAAGGACTTCCCTAGTTACATTGAGTGCCAAGAGAAGGTAGATGAGCTGATTATTTCTTAG